A region of the Candidatus Bathyarchaeota archaeon genome:
CAGCGTGAATGGACGATGCTTATCGACCTTAACATGCACCTCATCAGGGGCATCATGGGTTTTCTTCATATGGACAAACCCATAGTTTTCGGGTCCAGCTTGACGGCAGAAGGAAAAAAAACAGAGTTAATCATCGCTCAATGTAAACAAGTTGGCGCAGACACGCAGCTTTCAGGTAACGGCTGCCACGACTACATAGATAAAGAACTCTTCGAGAAAGCCGGAATAAAACTGGTTTTCCAGAACTTCAACCATCCCCAGTACACACAGACCTGCAGCGGATTTGTTCCAAACCTTTCGGTTGTGGATTACCTGTTCTGTACCGGGGCGGAATCTTGGTAAAAAAATAACAGGAGCTAAATGAAATGAATATTTCAGGATCGTTCCCCTATTTTTCAGACGAAAGTATGGAATCTATAACTTTTGAAATCAAAAAGATGTTAAAAAGCGGCAGGCTCACCGACGGCCCTTACGCCCAAGAGTTCGAGTCGAAATTCGCGCAATACATCAAAGCCAAATATGCAATAGCTGTAAGTTCAGGGTCCGCTTCGCTGGATGTTGCGTTGAGGCATTTCAAACTTGCAGGCCGAGAAGTGATTGTGCCGACTAACACCTACATAGCTACACCAAACGGCGTGATTTTCGCGGG
Encoded here:
- a CDS encoding WbqC family protein, translated to MIAAGHQPNYLPYLGFFDKIRRSDIFIIEDAVQFEQQGFTNRNRVLTSDGVRWLSVPIKHAKKPLCINEIEIATSAEANWRQRHWLTLKHNYCKAPYWSKYADFFEDTYQREWTMLIDLNMHLIRGIMGFLHMDKPIVFGSSLTAEGKKTELIIAQCKQVGADTQLSGNGCHDYIDKELFEKAGIKLVFQNFNHPQYTQTCSGFVPNLSVVDYLFCTGAESW